The following are from one region of the Mesorhizobium sp. B2-8-5 genome:
- a CDS encoding aspartate aminotransferase family protein, translating to MTYQNYSLKQLQQIDAAHHLHPFTDHKELRETGSRIITHANGPFIYDADGTEILDGMAGLWCVNVGYGRDELAEVAYAQMKELPYYNSFFKCSTPTPVLLSKKLAELAPKHVSQVFYGSSGSEANDTALRLVRHYWALEGKPEKNRVISRKSAYHGSTIAGTSLGGMEPMHKQLGGAVPNIVHVMMPYAYELALPGESDHDFGIRAAKAVEDAILEAGADKVAAFIGEPVMGAGGVKIPPMSYWPEVERICRKYDVLLMLDEVITGYGRTGEWFAAQTFGIEPDTITTAKALTSGYQPLSALLVGDRVARTLVEKGGEFYHGYTYSGHPVACAVALKNLEIIEKEGLVERVKNDTGPYFAQALQERIAGHRLVGEVRSIGLMGAIEIVKDKATKERYLPSGSAAVAVRDHAIANGMMLRATGDTMILSPPLIWTRDTIDMACERIAKALDLADADLRKR from the coding sequence ATGACCTATCAGAATTATTCGCTGAAGCAGCTTCAGCAGATTGATGCCGCGCATCACCTTCATCCCTTCACCGACCACAAGGAACTGCGTGAAACCGGCTCGCGCATCATCACCCATGCCAACGGCCCGTTCATCTACGATGCCGACGGCACCGAAATCCTCGACGGCATGGCGGGCCTGTGGTGCGTCAATGTCGGCTATGGCCGCGACGAGCTGGCCGAGGTGGCTTACGCGCAGATGAAGGAGCTGCCTTACTACAACTCCTTCTTCAAATGCTCGACGCCGACGCCGGTGCTGTTGTCGAAGAAGCTGGCGGAACTCGCGCCCAAGCATGTCAGCCAGGTCTTTTATGGCTCGTCCGGCTCGGAGGCCAACGATACGGCGCTCAGGCTCGTCCGCCACTATTGGGCGCTCGAAGGCAAGCCCGAGAAGAACCGCGTCATCTCGCGCAAGTCGGCCTATCACGGCTCGACGATAGCCGGCACGTCGCTGGGCGGCATGGAGCCGATGCACAAGCAGCTCGGCGGCGCGGTGCCCAACATCGTCCATGTGATGATGCCCTATGCCTATGAACTCGCGCTGCCCGGCGAAAGCGACCATGATTTCGGCATCCGCGCGGCGAAGGCGGTCGAGGATGCAATCCTCGAAGCAGGCGCCGACAAGGTCGCCGCCTTCATCGGCGAACCGGTGATGGGCGCGGGCGGGGTGAAGATCCCGCCGATGAGCTACTGGCCGGAAGTCGAGCGCATCTGCCGCAAATACGATGTGCTGTTGATGCTGGACGAGGTCATCACCGGCTATGGCCGCACCGGCGAGTGGTTCGCGGCGCAGACGTTCGGGATCGAGCCCGACACCATCACCACCGCCAAGGCGCTGACCTCGGGCTACCAGCCGCTGTCGGCGCTGCTGGTCGGCGATCGTGTGGCCAGGACGCTGGTCGAGAAAGGCGGCGAGTTCTATCACGGCTACACCTATTCCGGTCACCCGGTGGCTTGCGCGGTGGCGCTCAAGAACCTCGAGATCATCGAGAAGGAAGGGCTGGTCGAGCGGGTCAAGAACGACACCGGCCCCTATTTCGCGCAGGCGCTGCAGGAGCGGATCGCCGGGCACAGGCTGGTTGGTGAGGTGCGTTCGATCGGCCTGATGGGTGCGATCGAGATCGTCAAGGACAAGGCGACCAAGGAACGCTATCTGCCCTCGGGAAGCGCCGCGGTCGCGGTGCGCGACCACGCGATCGCGAACGGCATGATGTTGCGGGCCACCGGCGACACGATGATCCTGTCGCCGCCGCTGATCTGGACGCGCGACACGATCGACATGGCTTGCGAACGCATCGCCAAGGCGCTCGATCTCGCGGACGCGGATTTGCGGAAGCGGTAA
- a CDS encoding GcvT family protein, producing MKSHVKAVVIGGGVVGCSVLYHLAKAGWTDIMLIERSELTSGSSWHAAGGFHTLNGDPNVAKLQAYTVQLYKEIEEISGQSCSLHLTGGVMMADTPERMDFLRLAHAKGRYLGMDTELITPSEAKAMFPLMDEKNFVGAMWDPVEGHLDPSGTTIAYSKAAKKLGAEIVLRNRVVDLTQQPDGTWNVVTEQGTVHAEHVVNCGGLWAREIGRMVGVELPVLAMEHMYLLTEPMPEVEEFNKSTGREMIGVLDFKGEIYTRQERNGILLGTYEKACKPWSPVNTPWDFGHELLQPDIDRIAPSLEIGFKHFPGIEKAGIKQIINGPFTFALDGNPLVGPVQGLTNFWCACAVMAGFSQGGGVGLALSNWMVHGDPGFDVWGMDVARFGEWASLRYTNAKVRENYSRRFSIRFPNEELPAARPAQTTPLYDIMLANNAVMGDSWGLETPLWFAPKGTESKDIVSFHRSNDFGPIGEEVRATRDRVGVTEIANFAKYEVSGPGAEDFLNRLMTNRMPKVGRIVLTPMVNEFGKLIGDFTIAKTGEDRFMIWGSSAAQKYHMRWFEKHLPKDGPRASEVRIHRFDQTLVGLSIAGPKSRDLLQKLVDVDVSTKAFRFMDFREMAVGGAPCMVNRITYTGDLGYEIWMAPAYQRLVYKAIKEAGAEFGLVDFGMRALLSMRLEKNFPTWFRELRPIYGPFEGSMDRFIKLEKNDFIGREASAKEHAEGPKLRRVSFIVDAADADVMGDEPIWAKVGKDYGTVEKPHGYGAPRFDTSGKEVRGSKAAEGASAVRGIVDGDWRVVGWVTSGGYAHYVQKSMAQGYVPAALAEDESAGLFEIEILGHRRPARINVEPPFDPSGEKMRT from the coding sequence ATGAAATCCCACGTAAAAGCGGTTGTCATCGGCGGCGGCGTCGTCGGCTGCTCGGTGCTCTATCACCTCGCCAAGGCCGGCTGGACCGACATCATGCTGATCGAGCGCTCGGAGCTGACCTCCGGCTCGTCCTGGCATGCGGCGGGCGGCTTCCACACGCTCAACGGCGACCCCAACGTCGCCAAGCTGCAGGCCTACACGGTCCAGCTCTACAAGGAGATCGAGGAGATTTCCGGCCAGTCCTGCTCGCTGCATCTGACCGGCGGCGTCATGATGGCCGATACGCCGGAGCGCATGGACTTCCTGCGGCTGGCCCACGCCAAGGGCCGCTATCTCGGCATGGACACCGAGCTGATCACGCCTTCGGAAGCCAAGGCGATGTTCCCGCTGATGGACGAGAAGAACTTCGTCGGCGCCATGTGGGACCCGGTCGAAGGCCATCTCGACCCGTCCGGGACGACCATCGCTTACTCCAAGGCTGCGAAGAAACTCGGCGCCGAGATCGTGCTGCGCAACCGCGTCGTCGATCTCACCCAGCAGCCGGACGGCACTTGGAACGTCGTCACCGAGCAGGGCACGGTCCATGCCGAGCATGTGGTCAATTGCGGCGGCCTGTGGGCGCGCGAGATCGGCCGCATGGTCGGCGTCGAGCTGCCGGTGCTGGCCATGGAGCACATGTACCTCTTGACCGAGCCGATGCCGGAGGTCGAGGAATTCAACAAGTCGACCGGCCGCGAGATGATCGGCGTGCTCGACTTCAAGGGCGAGATCTACACCCGCCAAGAGCGCAACGGCATCCTGCTCGGCACCTACGAGAAGGCCTGCAAGCCGTGGTCGCCGGTCAACACGCCGTGGGATTTCGGCCATGAGCTCTTGCAGCCCGACATCGACCGCATCGCGCCGTCGCTGGAGATCGGCTTCAAGCATTTCCCCGGCATCGAGAAGGCCGGCATCAAGCAGATCATCAACGGCCCCTTCACTTTCGCGCTCGACGGCAACCCGTTGGTCGGCCCGGTGCAGGGCCTGACCAATTTCTGGTGCGCCTGCGCCGTCATGGCCGGCTTCAGCCAGGGCGGCGGCGTCGGCCTCGCGCTGTCGAACTGGATGGTGCATGGCGATCCTGGCTTCGATGTCTGGGGCATGGACGTCGCCCGCTTCGGCGAATGGGCGAGCCTGCGCTACACCAACGCCAAGGTGCGCGAGAATTATTCGCGCCGCTTCTCGATCCGCTTCCCCAACGAGGAGCTTCCCGCTGCCCGTCCGGCGCAGACGACGCCGCTCTACGACATCATGCTCGCCAACAACGCCGTTATGGGCGACTCGTGGGGCCTAGAGACGCCTCTCTGGTTCGCGCCGAAGGGGACGGAGTCCAAGGACATCGTCTCCTTCCACCGCTCCAACGATTTCGGCCCGATCGGCGAGGAAGTGCGCGCCACGCGCGACAGGGTCGGCGTCACCGAGATCGCCAACTTCGCCAAATACGAGGTCTCGGGTCCGGGCGCGGAGGATTTCCTCAACCGGCTGATGACCAACCGCATGCCAAAGGTCGGCCGTATCGTGCTGACCCCGATGGTCAACGAATTCGGCAAGCTGATCGGCGACTTCACCATCGCCAAGACCGGCGAGGACCGCTTCATGATCTGGGGCTCTTCCGCCGCGCAGAAATACCATATGCGCTGGTTCGAGAAACACCTGCCGAAGGACGGCCCAAGGGCGTCAGAGGTGCGTATCCACCGCTTCGACCAGACGCTGGTTGGCCTGTCGATCGCCGGGCCGAAGTCGCGCGACCTGTTGCAGAAGCTGGTCGATGTCGACGTCTCCACAAAGGCCTTCCGCTTCATGGACTTCCGCGAGATGGCGGTCGGCGGCGCGCCCTGCATGGTCAACCGCATCACCTATACCGGCGACCTCGGCTATGAGATCTGGATGGCGCCCGCCTATCAACGCCTCGTCTACAAGGCGATCAAGGAAGCGGGCGCGGAATTCGGCCTGGTCGATTTCGGCATGCGCGCGCTGCTGTCGATGCGCCTGGAAAAGAACTTCCCGACCTGGTTCCGCGAGTTGCGCCCGATCTACGGACCGTTCGAGGGCTCGATGGACCGCTTCATCAAGCTTGAGAAGAACGACTTCATCGGTCGCGAGGCGTCAGCGAAGGAGCATGCCGAGGGTCCGAAGCTGCGCAGGGTCTCCTTCATCGTCGACGCGGCGGATGCCGACGTGATGGGCGACGAGCCGATCTGGGCCAAGGTCGGCAAGGACTACGGCACGGTCGAGAAACCGCATGGCTATGGCGCGCCGCGCTTCGACACATCCGGCAAGGAAGTGCGTGGCTCGAAAGCCGCGGAAGGTGCTTCCGCCGTGCGCGGCATCGTCGACGGAGACTGGCGCGTCGTCGGCTGGGTCACGTCGGGCGGCTATGCGCATTACGTCCAGAAGTCGATGGCGCAGGGCTATGTCCCCGCGGCCCTTGCCGAGGACGAGAGCGCCGGCCTGTTCGAGATCGAAATCCTCGGCCACCGCCGCCCGGCCCGCATCAATGTCGAGCCGCCTTTCGACCCGAGCGGCGAGAAGATGCGGACCTGA
- a CDS encoding MFS transporter, producing the protein MTASVQTAEDRPQWAALAGVTAALAMFGAAQGLSSPLFTLLMQSQGFSPGLIGLSAAMMPVGLILSASFVPAAVRLVGARNLAVGCSLLGALCFLAIGYLQNWVAWYVIRFIIGVVINPLYVLGEVWALSLAPPARRGRVMGVFNTLMGAGYAAGPFTLTLVGTAGWAPFGVGIAGFALCAVILRLVSSKLTGFEDDGQPAGSFVGFARLAPALLLAVLVSAAVQQSTYALVPVFGAGYGLPEATLAALVMMLSLGNIVLQIPLGLLAERFGGRPMILACAVATTACAILLPLLIATPLIWGVLLVMGAVGYGVYTMALVELGSRFKGSLLVTGNAAFALLWGVGGIVGPPGAGALMQAIGPLGLPAVIVGLDVLLVSFALYRTLQRQRS; encoded by the coding sequence ATGACCGCTTCCGTCCAGACCGCCGAAGATCGACCGCAATGGGCGGCCCTTGCCGGGGTCACGGCCGCGCTCGCCATGTTCGGCGCGGCGCAAGGGTTGAGCTCGCCGCTGTTCACCCTGCTGATGCAGAGCCAAGGCTTTTCGCCGGGCTTGATCGGACTGTCCGCGGCCATGATGCCGGTCGGGCTGATCCTGTCGGCCTCCTTCGTGCCGGCGGCCGTGCGGCTGGTCGGCGCACGCAACCTGGCGGTCGGCTGCTCCCTGCTTGGTGCGCTGTGCTTCCTGGCTATTGGCTATCTGCAGAACTGGGTCGCCTGGTACGTTATCCGCTTCATCATCGGCGTGGTCATCAACCCGCTCTATGTGCTTGGGGAGGTCTGGGCGCTGTCCCTGGCGCCGCCAGCGCGGCGCGGGCGTGTCATGGGCGTGTTCAACACACTGATGGGCGCCGGCTACGCGGCCGGGCCGTTTACCTTGACCCTTGTCGGCACCGCCGGCTGGGCGCCTTTCGGCGTCGGCATTGCCGGCTTCGCGCTTTGCGCGGTCATTCTGCGCCTCGTCTCCTCCAAGCTCACCGGTTTCGAGGACGATGGCCAGCCCGCCGGTAGTTTTGTCGGCTTCGCGCGGCTCGCGCCGGCGCTGCTTTTGGCCGTGCTGGTCTCCGCCGCCGTTCAGCAGAGCACTTATGCGTTGGTGCCTGTGTTCGGCGCGGGCTACGGCCTGCCCGAAGCGACGCTTGCCGCCCTGGTGATGATGCTTTCGCTGGGCAACATCGTCCTGCAGATCCCGCTTGGCCTGCTCGCCGAACGCTTCGGCGGGCGGCCGATGATCCTCGCCTGCGCCGTGGCGACGACGGCCTGCGCGATCCTGTTGCCGCTCTTGATCGCCACGCCGCTGATCTGGGGCGTGCTGTTGGTGATGGGCGCGGTCGGCTACGGCGTCTACACGATGGCGCTGGTCGAACTCGGCAGCCGCTTCAAGGGCTCGCTGCTGGTCACCGGCAATGCCGCCTTCGCGTTGCTGTGGGGCGTCGGCGGCATTGTCGGCCCGCCCGGCGCCGGGGCCCTGATGCAGGCGATCGGCCCGCTCGGGCTGCCTGCCGTCATCGTTGGGCTCGATGTGCTGCTGGTGTCGTTCGCCTTGTACCGTACCTTGCAGCGCCAGCGCTCCTGA
- a CDS encoding trimethylamine methyltransferase family protein yields MTAALHPAEPALATDRARRGGRAGKRAGGSAAFEQPAFRQLKNPLTPTRLVSDDELESIHLASLRVLKEIGVDVLHDEARRIMKAHGADVREGSERVRFDSDMILELVSHCPSEFTLHARNPAHNLRFGGNNVILSMMASAPNCSDLDRGRRPGNQADYRNFLRLAQMHNILHCTGGYPVEPIDIHPSVRHLECIRDLATLTDKVFHIYSLGKERNVDGIEITRIARGISREQLMQEPSVFTIINTNSPLKLDVPMMEGIIQMSSMGQVVIVTPFTLSGAMAPVTVAGALVQQNAEALSGIAFAQMVKKGAPVGYGGFTSNVDMKSGAPAFGTPEYMKAQLVGGQLARRYNIPYRTSNTCAANTVDAQAAYESVFSLWGAIQGGGNLMMHGAGWLEGGLRCSYEKTILDIDLLQMAAEFLTPLDLSEDALGFDAIRSVGPGGHFFGTPHTQARYKTAFYSPIVSDWRNFETWTEAGSPTAMERTNKVWKERLASYEEPYMDPAIREELNDFVEKRRAEGGAPTDF; encoded by the coding sequence ATGACTGCCGCCCTCCATCCCGCCGAACCGGCATTGGCAACAGATCGCGCCCGCCGTGGCGGCCGCGCGGGAAAGCGCGCCGGCGGCTCGGCCGCCTTCGAGCAGCCCGCCTTCCGGCAGCTGAAGAACCCGCTGACCCCGACCAGGCTCGTGTCCGACGACGAATTGGAATCGATCCACCTCGCCTCGCTGCGCGTGCTGAAGGAGATCGGCGTCGACGTCCTGCACGACGAAGCCCGCCGCATCATGAAGGCGCATGGCGCGGACGTGCGCGAAGGCTCGGAGCGCGTGCGCTTCGACAGTGACATGATCCTCGAGCTTGTCTCGCACTGTCCTTCGGAATTCACGCTGCATGCCCGCAACCCGGCGCACAATCTGCGTTTCGGCGGCAACAACGTCATCCTGTCGATGATGGCGTCTGCACCGAACTGCTCCGACCTCGACCGCGGCCGCAGGCCCGGCAACCAGGCCGACTACCGCAACTTCCTGCGGCTCGCGCAGATGCACAACATCCTGCACTGCACCGGGGGCTATCCGGTCGAACCGATCGACATCCATCCGTCGGTCCGGCATCTGGAATGCATCCGCGACCTCGCCACGCTGACCGACAAGGTCTTCCACATCTATTCGCTCGGCAAGGAGCGCAACGTCGACGGCATCGAGATCACCCGCATCGCCCGCGGCATCAGCCGCGAGCAGCTGATGCAGGAGCCTTCGGTCTTTACCATCATCAACACCAATTCGCCGCTCAAGCTCGACGTGCCGATGATGGAAGGCATTATCCAGATGTCGAGCATGGGCCAGGTCGTGATCGTCACGCCGTTCACGCTGTCGGGCGCCATGGCGCCCGTCACCGTCGCCGGCGCGCTGGTGCAGCAGAACGCCGAGGCGCTCTCCGGGATCGCCTTCGCGCAGATGGTGAAGAAGGGCGCGCCGGTCGGCTATGGCGGCTTCACCTCCAATGTCGACATGAAGTCCGGCGCGCCGGCCTTCGGCACGCCCGAATATATGAAGGCGCAGCTTGTCGGCGGCCAGCTTGCCCGCCGCTACAACATCCCCTACCGCACCTCCAACACCTGCGCCGCCAACACGGTCGACGCGCAGGCCGCCTATGAAAGCGTGTTCTCGCTGTGGGGCGCCATCCAGGGCGGCGGCAACCTGATGATGCATGGCGCCGGCTGGCTTGAAGGCGGCCTGCGCTGCTCCTATGAAAAGACCATCCTCGACATAGATCTTTTGCAGATGGCGGCCGAGTTCCTCACCCCGCTCGACCTCTCCGAGGACGCGCTCGGCTTCGACGCCATCCGGTCGGTCGGCCCCGGCGGCCATTTCTTCGGCACCCCGCACACGCAGGCGCGTTACAAGACCGCCTTCTATTCGCCGATCGTGTCCGACTGGCGCAACTTCGAGACCTGGACCGAGGCCGGCTCGCCGACGGCGATGGAGCGGACCAACAAGGTCTGGAAGGAGCGCCTTGCCTCCTACGAGGAGCCCTATATGGATCCGGCCATCCGCGAGGAACTCAACGACTTCGTCGAGAAGCGCCGCGCCGAAGGCGGCGCGCCGACGGATTTCTGA
- a CDS encoding MFS transporter, protein MALAGSESGETVQWAAITGVIATVSVFAIAQGLSYPLLSFILQRQGVSPAVIGLSAAMTPVGFILSSPLIPGLARRFGAGRTALTCAALSALVLALIGWTQNVYLWFPLRLLIGVVTNPLYVLSEIWVIALAPPARRGRVMGIYSTIISAGFAAGPLCLLAVGTEGWPPFLVGILAFLFCGGCLAAVVKRLPKVDEADNKMSVLGFIPLAWLLMSAVVVAAGFEQAILALLPVYGTHHGIPEARMSALLSVMIAGNIAMQVPLGLLAEKLTARLVRFGCVAVTILGCALLPALIETPLIWGCVFIWGAVSYGIYTMSIIELGERFTGSALVAGNAAFSLMWGFGGIIVPPLTGGVMDVIGAAGLPVTLGAICAALAAATIARRRVL, encoded by the coding sequence ATGGCTCTGGCTGGTTCGGAGAGCGGCGAGACGGTGCAGTGGGCCGCGATCACCGGCGTGATCGCGACCGTGTCTGTCTTCGCCATCGCGCAAGGACTTTCCTATCCGCTGCTCAGCTTCATCCTGCAGCGTCAGGGCGTTTCGCCGGCGGTGATCGGGCTGTCGGCGGCAATGACGCCGGTCGGCTTCATCCTGTCCTCGCCACTGATCCCGGGGCTGGCGCGCCGGTTCGGGGCAGGGCGCACCGCGCTGACTTGCGCCGCGCTCTCGGCGCTGGTGCTGGCGCTGATCGGCTGGACGCAAAATGTCTATCTGTGGTTTCCGCTGCGCCTCCTGATCGGCGTGGTGACCAACCCGCTCTATGTCTTGAGCGAAATCTGGGTGATTGCGCTTGCGCCGCCGGCCCGGCGCGGCCGCGTCATGGGCATCTATTCGACAATCATCTCGGCGGGCTTCGCGGCCGGACCGCTCTGCCTGCTTGCCGTCGGCACCGAAGGCTGGCCGCCTTTCCTGGTCGGCATTCTAGCCTTCCTCTTCTGCGGCGGTTGCCTGGCCGCGGTGGTGAAGCGGCTGCCGAAGGTCGACGAGGCCGATAACAAGATGTCGGTGCTGGGCTTCATACCCTTGGCCTGGCTGCTGATGTCGGCGGTTGTCGTCGCGGCCGGGTTCGAGCAGGCGATACTGGCACTGTTGCCGGTCTATGGGACGCATCACGGCATTCCCGAGGCGCGCATGTCGGCGCTGCTTTCCGTGATGATCGCCGGCAACATCGCCATGCAGGTGCCGCTCGGCCTGCTCGCCGAAAAACTGACGGCGCGCCTGGTGCGGTTCGGCTGCGTGGCGGTAACCATCCTTGGATGCGCGCTTTTGCCGGCGCTGATCGAGACGCCGCTGATCTGGGGCTGCGTCTTTATCTGGGGCGCCGTTTCCTACGGCATCTACACGATGTCGATCATCGAGCTCGGCGAACGCTTCACCGGCTCGGCGCTGGTCGCTGGCAATGCCGCCTTCTCGCTGATGTGGGGTTTTGGCGGCATCATCGTGCCGCCGCTCACCGGTGGCGTTATGGATGTCATCGGCGCCGCCGGCCTGCCGGTCACGCTTGGTGCAATCTGCGCGGCGCTGGCGGCGGCGACGATCGCGCGCCGGCGGGTTTTGTAA
- a CDS encoding prolyl oligopeptidase family serine peptidase: MTSTMTRTQPGLTANDPYLWLEDRNGKEALDWVHRQNALTVAELQGDPSYQATFETALDLMTAEDNMPVGAALAGYVYNFWQDKTNALGLWRRTCVASYKTDKPDWETIIDFDQLSAKEGVKWVFGGASRLYPDFNRCLLYMSPDGGDASEMREFDIATRSFVEGGFSARASKSGFSWLDKDTVIVSAAFEEDDRTQSGYPRVIKLWRRGTKLEDATPIFEGEKQHLAVGGGVEHDGDKRHVLLGKTLDFFTSHSFLRLASGENRRIPLPDDATDTAIFKGQLIFGVRSPWTAPDGTHCLPDGLYSVDFDRWIETGAFERIETLLEPEHRVSIAGLARTQDRLFINLMDNVRGKVIACDRAADGWSLKRIALPDNGNVGISHVEHFGSSVSFSFTDFLTPSSIIWSDDNGETLETVKSQPARFDASPYVSEQFEARSKDGTMIPYFVVRRRDQKGPVPALLYGYGGFEVPLLPGYAGIRGKLWLDKGNAYVQANIRGGGEFGPAWHQAALKGKRQNAFDDFAAVAEDVVKRGITTAAQLGIHGGSNGGLLTGTSLTQRPELFGAVIIDVPLLDMLRYTELPPGASWIAEYGDPSKPEEAAWLGAYSPYQHVAADADYPPVLLMTSTADDRVHPGHARKMAARLREAGHGKTLFFEETEGGHGGRGDRRPQAAQTAMRYMFLKRSLGKTA, encoded by the coding sequence ATGACCAGCACGATGACCAGAACCCAGCCCGGATTGACCGCCAACGATCCCTACCTCTGGCTTGAGGATCGCAACGGCAAGGAAGCGCTGGACTGGGTTCATCGCCAGAACGCGCTGACGGTCGCCGAACTGCAGGGCGATCCTTCCTATCAGGCGACATTCGAAACCGCGCTCGACCTGATGACCGCCGAGGACAATATGCCGGTCGGGGCGGCGCTTGCCGGCTACGTCTATAATTTCTGGCAGGACAAGACCAACGCGCTTGGACTGTGGCGGCGCACGTGTGTCGCTTCCTACAAGACCGACAAGCCGGATTGGGAGACGATCATCGATTTCGACCAGCTCTCGGCGAAGGAAGGCGTGAAATGGGTGTTTGGCGGGGCGAGCCGGCTCTATCCCGATTTCAACCGCTGCCTGCTCTACATGTCGCCCGATGGCGGCGACGCCAGCGAGATGCGCGAGTTCGACATCGCGACGAGGTCCTTTGTCGAAGGGGGGTTTTCCGCGCGCGCTTCCAAGTCGGGCTTTTCCTGGCTGGACAAGGATACCGTCATCGTCTCTGCCGCTTTCGAGGAAGACGACAGGACGCAGTCCGGCTATCCGCGCGTGATCAAGCTGTGGCGGCGCGGCACCAAGCTCGAGGACGCGACGCCGATCTTCGAAGGCGAAAAGCAACATCTGGCGGTCGGTGGCGGCGTGGAGCATGACGGCGACAAGCGGCATGTCCTGCTCGGCAAGACGCTCGACTTCTTCACCTCCCACAGTTTCCTGCGGCTGGCTTCGGGCGAGAACCGGCGCATCCCGCTGCCCGACGACGCCACCGACACGGCGATCTTCAAGGGCCAGCTTATCTTCGGCGTGCGCAGCCCCTGGACGGCGCCGGACGGCACGCACTGCCTGCCCGATGGGCTCTATTCGGTCGATTTCGATCGCTGGATTGAAACGGGTGCGTTCGAACGGATCGAGACGCTCCTCGAACCGGAGCACCGCGTTTCCATTGCGGGCCTCGCCAGGACGCAGGACCGGCTGTTCATCAACCTGATGGACAATGTGCGCGGCAAGGTCATCGCCTGCGACCGCGCCGCAGATGGCTGGTCGCTGAAACGGATTGCGCTGCCCGACAACGGCAATGTCGGCATCAGCCATGTCGAGCATTTCGGCTCGAGCGTGTCCTTCTCCTTCACCGATTTCCTGACGCCGAGCTCGATCATCTGGTCGGACGACAATGGCGAGACACTTGAAACGGTGAAGTCGCAGCCGGCCCGCTTCGACGCCTCGCCTTATGTTTCGGAGCAGTTCGAGGCGCGCTCGAAGGACGGCACGATGATCCCGTATTTCGTGGTGCGGCGCCGCGACCAGAAAGGACCGGTGCCGGCATTGCTCTACGGCTATGGCGGTTTCGAGGTGCCGTTGCTGCCGGGCTATGCCGGCATCCGCGGCAAGCTCTGGCTGGACAAGGGCAACGCCTATGTCCAGGCCAACATCCGCGGCGGCGGCGAGTTCGGCCCGGCCTGGCACCAGGCCGCGCTCAAGGGCAAGCGCCAGAACGCCTTCGACGATTTCGCTGCCGTTGCCGAGGATGTGGTCAAGCGCGGCATCACCACGGCGGCGCAGCTCGGCATACACGGCGGCTCCAACGGCGGCCTGCTCACCGGCACGTCGCTGACGCAGCGGCCGGAACTGTTCGGCGCCGTCATCATCGACGTGCCGTTGCTCGACATGCTGCGCTACACCGAACTGCCGCCCGGCGCCTCGTGGATCGCCGAATACGGCGACCCGTCGAAGCCGGAGGAGGCGGCCTGGCTCGGCGCCTATTCGCCTTACCAGCACGTCGCGGCCGATGCTGACTATCCGCCGGTCCTGTTGATGACCTCGACCGCCGACGACCGCGTGCACCCCGGACATGCGCGCAAGATGGCGGCGCGGCTGCGGGAGGCAGGTCACGGCAAGACGCTGTTCTTCGAGGAAACCGAAGGCGGCCATGGCGGGCGCGGCGACCGCCGGCCGCAAGCGGCGCAGACGGCGATGCGCTATATGTTCCTCAAGCGGTCGCTCGGTAAGACCGCCTGA